A part of Melittangium boletus DSM 14713 genomic DNA contains:
- a CDS encoding SMODS domain-containing nucleotidyltransferase has protein sequence MRDLTDLLNRILRSVEPSAEEKEGAQRSHHYLREILLTGKMESIIRYHFLSGSYPRATAIRPLDDVDIIFVVDPSHWKTPNFSDLPAPSAVLQTFERALARRYLETKLRVQRRSIRLQMQHLNVDVVPAVSADGEGSERLLIPDAENDTWIRSAPKIHGALATEINQRHGELFKPLVKLLKTWNLGVPEALRFKSFCVETIATRLFASAKLNSLQTGLVQFFDFVCYIGGDPCEFPWNDDRGMSLRLGNCVVPDTAEGMNVAASVTRQGRECFMRRAATSRDWILQAERARTWNSAESKIEKAFGSHLRELDW, from the coding sequence ATGCGGGATCTGACCGATTTACTGAACAGGATACTTCGCAGCGTCGAGCCCTCGGCGGAGGAGAAGGAGGGCGCGCAGCGCAGCCATCACTACCTCCGAGAGATCTTGCTGACCGGAAAGATGGAGTCCATCATCCGGTACCATTTCCTGAGCGGTAGCTACCCACGGGCAACCGCCATTCGTCCGCTTGATGATGTAGATATCATTTTCGTCGTGGATCCCAGCCATTGGAAGACTCCGAACTTCAGCGATCTCCCAGCTCCAAGCGCTGTGCTCCAGACCTTCGAACGGGCATTGGCGCGGCGGTACCTGGAGACAAAGCTTCGGGTTCAACGTCGATCCATTCGGCTCCAGATGCAGCACCTGAATGTGGACGTGGTCCCTGCGGTCAGCGCGGACGGAGAAGGCAGCGAGCGGCTCCTCATCCCAGACGCGGAAAATGATACGTGGATCCGCTCCGCGCCCAAAATACACGGTGCGTTGGCGACGGAGATCAACCAGAGGCACGGAGAATTATTCAAGCCATTGGTGAAGCTGCTCAAGACCTGGAATCTGGGCGTGCCCGAGGCGCTACGCTTCAAGTCGTTTTGTGTCGAGACGATTGCCACGAGGCTATTCGCGTCAGCCAAGCTGAACTCCCTTCAGACCGGCCTCGTTCAGTTCTTCGATTTCGTCTGCTACATCGGTGGTGACCCATGTGAATTCCCATGGAATGATGATCGCGGTATGTCACTCCGCCTCGGGAATTGCGTGGTGCCAGATACGGCCGAGGGCATGAACGTGGCGGCCAGCGTCACGAGGCAAGGTCGCGAGTGTTTCATGCGCCGGGCCGCGACCAGCCGGGACTGGATCCTGCAAGCGGAACGGGCCAGAACGTGGAATAGCGCCGAGAGCAAGATCGAGAAGGCGTTTGGAAGCCATCTGCGAGAGCTGGATTGGTGA
- a CDS encoding nucleotidyltransferase domain-containing protein, producing the protein MQVRQAVHDFISALELTTAERTTASDQHKFLRDGLASRLEIEPDHYPFLTGSYARSTAIRPLKDIDLFCVLKRTPSLAPHISSPMDALKTVRRALEDQYPGKTADPQNRSVNISFSTTGIAYDVVPAFLDEGDNEIFWIPDLQAKTWIRSNPRIHERMSVDANEAAGKELKPLTKAVKHWNRRQMDGKRLRSFHIEVMIWDVLVAKPENRLDGLIQIFEGLASRVYLDTLDPAALGPPINQGMSDAEKTAAKTQLQQAAATLKEARELAQTGYTERAHYLLYGIFGDPYPEKGKEGRSVVTGVSASLPSAPDGHGSRFG; encoded by the coding sequence ATGCAGGTTCGACAAGCAGTTCATGACTTCATTTCCGCACTCGAACTCACCACCGCCGAGAGGACGACCGCCAGCGACCAGCACAAGTTCCTACGCGATGGACTCGCCAGCCGGCTGGAGATCGAGCCCGACCATTACCCATTCCTCACCGGCTCCTACGCGCGGAGCACGGCCATCCGTCCGCTCAAGGACATCGATCTGTTTTGCGTGTTGAAGCGCACGCCCTCGCTCGCCCCGCATATTAGCAGCCCGATGGACGCACTGAAGACGGTGCGACGCGCGCTCGAGGATCAGTACCCGGGCAAGACCGCCGATCCCCAGAACCGCTCGGTGAACATCTCATTCTCCACCACGGGAATCGCCTACGATGTCGTCCCCGCGTTCCTCGACGAGGGCGACAACGAGATCTTCTGGATCCCGGACCTTCAAGCGAAGACCTGGATCCGTTCCAACCCACGTATCCACGAACGCATGTCAGTGGACGCGAACGAGGCCGCGGGCAAGGAACTCAAGCCCCTCACCAAGGCGGTGAAGCACTGGAACCGGCGACAGATGGACGGGAAGCGACTGAGGTCGTTCCACATCGAGGTGATGATCTGGGACGTGCTCGTGGCGAAGCCGGAGAACCGGCTCGATGGCCTCATCCAGATCTTCGAGGGTCTGGCTTCTCGCGTGTACCTCGACACGTTGGATCCGGCGGCGCTGGGGCCACCCATCAACCAGGGAATGAGCGACGCGGAGAAAACCGCCGCGAAGACACAGTTGCAACAAGCGGCCGCGACGCTGAAGGAGGCGAGGGAACTCGCGCAAACTGGCTATACGGAGCGGGCCCATTACCTCCTGTACGGGATTTTTGGGGATCCCTATCCCGAGAAGGGAAAGGAGGGGCGCTCGGTCGTCACCGGCGTTTCGGCATCCCTGCCGTCCGCTCCGGATGGTCACGGCTCCAGGTTCGGGTAG
- a CDS encoding ThiF family adenylyltransferase has product MTFAEGTVDTAVGSRRYRLVWPPEFPLRPPVTWELSADGADVIDHRAHGYTFRDLSLCLFAHDPRQGWRPEYTAGEALDRLVAYLEQEAHGEFPRIEDIPLTTDFIRVSVPLSIAAALRQGGGWGILTVRGRKDGRLLRVMSVDGTSPSPIITRPLEADLEAPWVAALGLDHPRQGLWCRINKTVEQVPSSRHRLEGWIRQQLPNEHARQLFMAQALILLVLNDGLRFVLIKAGTTPDTNPEERLIYVEPFEENLEERIFRRVDDRLGGVGGLQRAQVAIVGVGSLGSSVAVVLAKAGVSKFVLLDPELLDPENVARHVGGVDEICLPKVEVVSRAIHRINPAAEVVQVQAALSLDPVGWGKDPTQHLIEVTRHPLGIIVCATATTEAESVVNHLCVIHACPGIFTAVLGRAEHGRVFRVLPGVTPCYQCVLNAQYAEPGRFPRFDRVDMGVPAYQQQGLPGLGMDVEQVALITARMTLQTLGERSEGELDYPKAHGDHLIWSNHGGWAVDGPLQTRVELIPRDRACPVCGIGNELPLSLEEEKELAALQVDRLKRS; this is encoded by the coding sequence GTGACCTTCGCCGAAGGCACGGTCGATACTGCGGTTGGATCCCGGCGATACCGGCTGGTATGGCCGCCGGAGTTTCCCTTGCGCCCGCCCGTTACCTGGGAGTTGTCGGCCGATGGCGCAGACGTCATCGACCATCGCGCCCATGGGTACACGTTCCGGGATCTGAGTCTGTGCTTGTTCGCGCATGACCCTCGACAGGGATGGCGACCAGAGTACACGGCGGGAGAGGCACTCGATCGGCTCGTGGCGTATCTGGAGCAGGAGGCTCACGGCGAGTTCCCTCGAATCGAGGACATCCCCCTGACGACGGACTTCATCAGGGTCTCCGTGCCGCTGAGCATCGCGGCGGCGCTGCGTCAGGGGGGCGGATGGGGAATATTGACGGTGCGTGGTCGGAAGGACGGGAGACTCCTACGCGTGATGAGCGTGGATGGAACCTCGCCCTCGCCGATCATCACCAGGCCTCTTGAGGCCGACCTGGAAGCGCCGTGGGTCGCCGCGCTGGGGTTGGACCATCCGCGGCAGGGCTTGTGGTGCAGGATCAATAAGACTGTGGAGCAGGTCCCTTCGTCGCGGCACAGGCTCGAAGGTTGGATTAGACAGCAGCTCCCGAACGAGCATGCACGGCAGTTGTTCATGGCGCAGGCGTTGATCCTGCTGGTGTTGAACGACGGGTTGAGATTCGTCCTCATAAAGGCCGGAACCACTCCGGACACGAACCCCGAAGAGAGGTTGATCTACGTAGAGCCCTTCGAAGAAAACCTCGAGGAGCGCATCTTCCGGCGCGTTGACGATCGACTCGGGGGCGTCGGGGGGCTCCAGCGCGCGCAGGTCGCGATCGTCGGGGTAGGCAGCCTTGGCAGCAGTGTCGCGGTCGTGCTTGCGAAGGCCGGCGTGAGTAAGTTCGTGCTCCTCGACCCGGAATTGCTCGACCCAGAGAACGTGGCGCGGCACGTGGGTGGCGTGGACGAGATCTGTTTGCCCAAGGTGGAGGTTGTGAGCAGGGCGATCCATCGGATCAATCCCGCTGCGGAAGTGGTCCAGGTGCAAGCTGCGCTCTCGTTGGATCCGGTTGGCTGGGGAAAGGATCCGACGCAGCACCTCATCGAGGTGACACGTCATCCGCTGGGCATCATCGTCTGTGCCACCGCCACGACCGAGGCGGAGAGCGTGGTCAACCATCTGTGTGTGATCCACGCATGCCCCGGGATCTTCACCGCCGTATTAGGACGCGCGGAGCACGGGCGGGTATTCAGGGTCCTGCCGGGGGTAACACCTTGCTATCAGTGTGTGCTGAACGCTCAATACGCGGAGCCCGGTCGATTTCCGCGCTTCGACCGCGTTGACATGGGCGTCCCTGCCTATCAGCAACAAGGACTCCCCGGGCTCGGGATGGACGTTGAGCAAGTCGCGCTGATCACCGCGCGGATGACGTTGCAGACTCTCGGAGAGCGGAGCGAGGGTGAGCTCGATTACCCGAAGGCTCACGGGGATCACCTGATCTGGTCCAATCACGGAGGATGGGCAGTCGATGGTCCGCTTCAGACGAGGGTGGAACTCATCCCACGAGATCGCGCATGCCCCGTATGTGGGATTGGGAATGAACTCCCGCTATCCTTGGAAGAGGAGAAAGAATTGGCTGCCCTGCAAGTGGACCGTTTGAAGAGGTCTTGA
- a CDS encoding SMODS domain-containing nucleotidyltransferase, translating to MEELFLDLIQDVEPTPSQKEDAQRTHHTLRYRLDSGNIGLRIIDSYLSGSYVRHTAIAPLDDVDIIFLIDPSKWPRGFLADKPSPSVVLTTFERAIRYRYPDSVVQRQRRSVGLALHKMHIDVVPAILESSESGRIYVLDSETEEWILSAPRVHAEHTTRVNKQREGRFVPLVKVLKFWNKRLPSTACLKSFTIETTAVRLFSEVGFSSFTEGALLFFDFLAQFAGEARQNWRSDFGIKLSRWAWTPTVLDVAGTGSNLVAGLEEQRRVKFLQHAVSSRNRLFEALDARTPERCENRFQAAFRIY from the coding sequence TTGGAAGAGCTGTTCCTGGACCTGATTCAGGATGTCGAACCCACCCCCAGCCAGAAAGAGGATGCCCAGCGGACACACCACACCCTGCGGTACCGGTTGGACTCCGGGAACATCGGGCTTCGCATCATCGACTCGTATCTGAGCGGCAGCTACGTGCGGCATACAGCGATTGCTCCGCTCGATGACGTCGACATTATCTTCCTCATCGATCCGTCCAAGTGGCCGCGCGGCTTTCTTGCGGATAAGCCCTCCCCCAGCGTAGTCCTCACCACGTTCGAGCGCGCCATTCGCTACCGGTATCCCGACAGCGTAGTCCAGAGGCAGCGCCGCTCGGTGGGGCTGGCGCTCCACAAGATGCATATCGATGTGGTGCCCGCCATTCTCGAGTCCTCCGAGAGCGGCCGAATCTATGTCTTGGACTCAGAGACGGAAGAGTGGATTCTTTCCGCTCCGAGGGTTCATGCTGAGCACACGACACGCGTCAATAAACAGCGGGAGGGACGCTTTGTCCCCCTGGTCAAGGTGCTGAAGTTCTGGAACAAGCGCCTCCCCTCCACCGCGTGTTTGAAGTCCTTCACCATTGAGACGACTGCGGTGCGGCTCTTCTCCGAGGTTGGTTTCAGCTCGTTTACGGAAGGTGCGCTCCTGTTCTTCGACTTTCTGGCCCAGTTTGCGGGAGAAGCCCGGCAGAACTGGAGGAGTGACTTCGGTATCAAGCTGAGCCGCTGGGCGTGGACTCCCACGGTCCTCGATGTCGCTGGCACGGGAAGCAACCTCGTGGCGGGGCTGGAGGAACAGCGCCGCGTCAAATTCCTTCAGCACGCGGTGTCCAGCCGCAACCGCCTATTCGAAGCGCTCGATGCGCGGACTCCGGAGCGTTGCGAGAACCGGTTCCAAGCAGCCTTCCGCATCTATTAG
- a CDS encoding type I polyketide synthase, whose translation MSNAQEESQVSEFDIAVVGMSGRFPGARDIDEFWTNLRDGVESITRFSEQELLAQGVEPEVLKDPHFRGAGAYLEDIDQFDAAFFGYTPREAEIAAPQLRFLLETGWSALEHAGYDPERYKGRVGVYAGVGTDFYLLLNVFPNRVALEKMGLGHFQLGAGNAKDFMANRLCFEFNLKGPGVSVQTGCSTSLVATHMACQSLLSRECDMMLVGAATLQPNQKTGYFWYEGGVLSPDGRCQAFDAEAKGTVFGSGVAVVVLKRLTDAIADGDQVYAVIRGSAINNDGSRKADFMAPGVAGQTEVIIEALNAADVSPETISYVEAHGTGTAMGDTIEVSALTQAFRTDTQAKRFCALGSVKPNIGHLDVVAGMSSLIKTVQALRHRQMPPSLHYRVPNPSIDFANSPFFVNDTLREWKAGPTPRRAGVSSFGIGGTNAHVVLEEAPALPPTSASRPWQLLLLSARTPTALESVTQRFATHLRQHPEQPLADVAFTLQQGRRGFSHRRILVCRGREDALSVLDAQDLSRMPSNLMEASERPVAFMFPGGGAQYPDMARELHDSEPVFRQEVERCARFLQPHLGLDLRSLLYPFPDKAEEASRLLQRGLYGLPALFTTEYALARLWLSFGIRPQALIGHSLGEYAAACLAGVFSLEDALTLVLTRARLFESLPSGAMLSVSLPEAHVRSRLAPGLSLAAINAPSLCVVSGPSDAIDSLQRQLSSEGTECHRVRISVSSHSEMVEPILPEFSRVLSSLRFHSPSLPFVSNVTGTWATDEVATPAYWARHLRHTVRFSEGLRTLLSDSSRVLLEVGPGQVLSSLAKQHSRSTPVFSSTRHPQEKQSDSAFLLSTLGRLWMEGVPVDWMGFYAHERRRRVPLPSYPFERQRYWMDPPDAKEATQGKRERMANRETDLADWFHAPSWKQSNTSTPVRGDERVQESASPGRWLFFQDEQGVGEALALELEKAGHQVLTVKPGEGFTHPSPTTFTIDPVSPTDHEALLRHLHERDQRPTAIVHLWNVTGEDNASTPRKRYETAWRQGFQSLRHLAQALGARPANAGEVLPVHVLTSHLQAVTGEESLHPEKALVLGACEALSREYPHLRAHPIDVVTPAKGTPQAARLVRQLFAEVTSGHETNPVALRGPRRWVRSQEPLKLAPATSEPRLRQRGTYLLTGGASGLTRALAEHLARTVQARLVVVGRTELPMSEVQALQTQGAEVLTLRAEPGNLEQYQSVLEQTKTRFGALHGVLHAPEEGEEAGGWELLVLAGALEGQALDFCVLQSSPTAPARGMEGASGLASRELIAALVQQRAQESTWAWIGIDWRGPLEGGAQAVQARKGSVLEALTLTPDEAVRAISRVLGTEAPGCVQVSPVTLRLADRRALTETLSGRHEPEASAPRRLHARPSLPSGYEAPRDETERTIAALWQQTFGIEQVGIRDNFFELGGNSMIASQLRPRLVSALGMELPIRVLFEAPTIAELARLVGDLRRAETSKPEP comes from the coding sequence ATGAGCAACGCCCAGGAAGAGAGCCAGGTGAGCGAGTTCGACATCGCGGTGGTGGGGATGTCGGGCCGCTTCCCGGGGGCCCGGGACATCGACGAGTTCTGGACGAACCTGCGCGACGGCGTGGAGTCCATCACCCGCTTCAGCGAACAGGAACTGCTGGCCCAGGGAGTGGAGCCCGAGGTGTTGAAGGATCCGCACTTCCGCGGGGCGGGGGCCTACCTGGAGGACATCGACCAGTTCGATGCCGCCTTCTTCGGCTACACGCCGCGCGAGGCGGAGATCGCGGCGCCGCAACTGCGCTTCCTGCTGGAGACGGGCTGGTCGGCGCTGGAGCACGCCGGGTACGATCCCGAGCGGTACAAGGGCCGGGTGGGCGTCTACGCGGGAGTGGGCACGGACTTCTACCTGCTGCTCAACGTCTTCCCCAACCGGGTGGCGCTGGAGAAGATGGGCCTCGGCCATTTCCAGTTGGGAGCGGGTAACGCCAAGGACTTCATGGCGAACCGGCTCTGCTTCGAGTTCAACCTGAAGGGGCCGGGGGTGTCGGTGCAGACGGGGTGCTCCACCTCGCTGGTGGCGACCCACATGGCGTGCCAGAGCCTGCTGAGCCGCGAGTGCGACATGATGCTGGTGGGAGCGGCGACGCTGCAGCCCAACCAGAAGACGGGCTACTTCTGGTACGAGGGAGGCGTGCTCTCACCCGACGGCCGGTGTCAGGCCTTCGACGCGGAGGCCAAGGGCACGGTCTTCGGAAGCGGCGTGGCGGTGGTGGTGCTCAAGAGGCTGACGGACGCCATCGCCGACGGCGATCAGGTGTACGCGGTCATCCGGGGCTCGGCCATCAACAACGATGGCTCGCGCAAGGCGGACTTCATGGCGCCAGGCGTGGCGGGCCAGACGGAAGTCATCATCGAGGCACTCAACGCCGCGGACGTGTCGCCCGAGACGATCAGCTACGTGGAGGCGCACGGCACGGGCACGGCGATGGGAGACACCATCGAGGTGAGCGCGCTCACCCAGGCCTTCCGGACCGACACGCAGGCGAAGCGGTTCTGCGCCCTGGGCTCGGTGAAGCCGAACATCGGCCACCTGGACGTGGTGGCGGGGATGTCCAGCCTCATCAAGACGGTGCAGGCGCTGCGGCACCGGCAGATGCCCCCGAGCCTGCATTACCGCGTGCCCAATCCCAGCATCGACTTCGCCAACAGCCCCTTCTTCGTCAACGACACGCTGCGCGAGTGGAAGGCCGGCCCCACCCCGCGCCGCGCCGGCGTGAGTTCCTTCGGCATCGGCGGCACCAACGCCCACGTGGTGCTCGAGGAGGCCCCCGCGCTCCCTCCCACCAGCGCCTCGCGACCCTGGCAGTTGCTGCTCCTGTCCGCCCGGACCCCCACGGCCCTGGAGAGCGTCACCCAGCGGTTCGCCACCCACCTGCGCCAGCACCCGGAGCAGCCCCTGGCCGACGTCGCCTTCACCCTCCAGCAGGGCCGCAGGGGCTTCTCCCACCGCCGCATTCTGGTCTGCCGCGGTCGCGAGGACGCCCTCTCCGTGCTCGACGCTCAGGATCTGTCGCGCATGCCGTCGAACCTGATGGAGGCCAGCGAGCGCCCCGTGGCCTTCATGTTTCCGGGAGGAGGAGCGCAGTACCCGGACATGGCTCGCGAGCTCCACGACTCCGAGCCCGTCTTCCGCCAGGAGGTGGAGCGCTGCGCCCGCTTCCTCCAGCCCCACCTCGGCCTGGACTTGCGCTCCCTGCTCTACCCCTTCCCCGACAAGGCCGAGGAAGCCTCCCGCCTCCTGCAGCGCGGCCTCTACGGCCTGCCCGCCCTCTTCACCACCGAATACGCCCTGGCCCGCCTCTGGCTCTCCTTCGGCATTCGGCCCCAGGCCCTCATCGGCCACTCCCTGGGTGAGTACGCCGCCGCCTGTCTCGCCGGCGTCTTCTCCCTCGAGGACGCCCTCACCCTCGTCCTCACCCGCGCCCGCCTCTTCGAGTCCCTCCCCTCGGGCGCCATGCTCTCCGTCTCCCTCCCCGAGGCCCACGTCCGCTCCCGCCTCGCTCCGGGCCTCTCCCTCGCCGCCATCAACGCCCCCTCCCTCTGCGTTGTCTCCGGCCCTTCCGACGCCATCGACTCCCTCCAGCGCCAACTCTCCTCCGAGGGCACCGAGTGTCACCGCGTGCGCATCTCCGTCTCCAGCCACTCGGAGATGGTGGAGCCCATCCTCCCCGAATTCTCCCGCGTCCTCTCCTCCCTCCGCTTCCACTCCCCCTCCCTCCCCTTCGTCTCCAACGTCACTGGCACCTGGGCCACCGACGAAGTCGCCACCCCCGCCTACTGGGCCCGACACCTGCGCCACACCGTGCGCTTCTCCGAGGGCCTGCGCACGCTCCTCTCCGACTCTTCGCGCGTGCTGCTGGAGGTGGGCCCCGGCCAGGTCCTCTCTTCCCTGGCCAAGCAGCACTCGCGCTCCACTCCCGTCTTCTCCTCCACTCGCCACCCCCAGGAGAAACAGTCCGACTCCGCCTTCCTCCTGTCCACCCTCGGCCGTCTGTGGATGGAGGGCGTCCCCGTCGACTGGATGGGCTTTTACGCCCACGAGCGCCGCCGCCGCGTTCCCCTTCCCTCCTACCCCTTCGAGCGGCAGCGCTACTGGATGGATCCGCCGGACGCGAAGGAAGCGACGCAGGGGAAACGGGAGCGCATGGCGAACCGGGAAACGGACCTCGCGGACTGGTTCCACGCGCCGAGCTGGAAACAGTCGAACACGAGCACTCCCGTCCGAGGAGACGAACGAGTCCAGGAGAGCGCATCCCCTGGACGATGGCTGTTCTTCCAGGACGAGCAGGGAGTGGGCGAGGCGCTGGCGCTCGAGTTGGAGAAGGCGGGCCACCAGGTGCTCACGGTGAAGCCAGGCGAGGGCTTCACCCACCCGAGCCCCACGACCTTCACCATCGACCCGGTGAGCCCCACGGACCACGAGGCCCTGCTGCGCCATCTGCACGAGCGCGACCAGCGGCCCACGGCCATCGTCCACCTGTGGAATGTCACGGGGGAGGACAACGCCTCCACGCCGCGCAAGCGCTACGAGACGGCCTGGCGCCAGGGCTTTCAAAGCCTGCGACACCTCGCCCAGGCGCTCGGAGCGCGGCCGGCCAACGCCGGAGAAGTGCTGCCCGTTCACGTGCTCACCAGCCATCTGCAAGCGGTGACGGGCGAGGAGTCCCTGCACCCCGAGAAGGCCCTGGTGCTGGGAGCCTGCGAGGCACTGAGCCGGGAGTACCCACACCTGAGGGCCCACCCCATCGACGTGGTGACACCGGCGAAAGGCACGCCCCAGGCGGCGCGCCTGGTGCGACAGCTCTTCGCGGAAGTCACCTCCGGGCACGAGACGAACCCGGTGGCGCTGCGTGGTCCACGCCGTTGGGTGCGGTCGCAAGAGCCCCTGAAGCTCGCGCCCGCCACCTCGGAGCCGCGATTGAGGCAGCGAGGCACCTACCTGCTCACGGGAGGCGCGAGTGGACTGACGCGCGCACTGGCCGAGCACCTGGCGCGTACCGTCCAGGCCCGATTGGTGGTGGTGGGCCGCACGGAGCTGCCCATGAGCGAGGTGCAGGCGCTCCAGACCCAGGGAGCCGAGGTGCTGACGCTACGGGCCGAGCCAGGAAACCTGGAGCAGTACCAATCGGTGCTGGAGCAGACGAAGACCCGCTTCGGAGCGCTGCATGGCGTCCTGCACGCGCCAGAGGAGGGAGAGGAGGCGGGAGGATGGGAGCTGCTGGTGCTGGCGGGAGCGCTGGAAGGACAAGCGCTGGACTTCTGTGTGTTGCAGTCTTCGCCCACGGCGCCCGCGCGAGGAATGGAGGGCGCGTCCGGCCTCGCCTCCCGTGAATTGATCGCGGCACTGGTGCAACAGCGGGCGCAGGAGAGCACCTGGGCGTGGATCGGCATCGACTGGAGGGGGCCGCTGGAGGGAGGAGCCCAGGCGGTGCAGGCCCGGAAGGGTTCGGTGCTGGAAGCGCTCACCCTCACCCCGGACGAGGCCGTGCGAGCCATCTCGAGGGTACTGGGCACGGAGGCACCGGGCTGCGTCCAGGTCTCTCCGGTGACACTGCGGCTGGCGGACCGGCGAGCCCTCACCGAGACGCTGTCGGGACGGCACGAACCCGAGGCCTCCGCGCCGCGGCGGCTCCACGCCCGACCGAGCCTTCCGAGTGGCTACGAGGCACCTCGAGACGAGACGGAGCGAACCATCGCGGCGCTCTGGCAGCAGACCTTTGGCATCGAGCAGGTGGGCATCCGCGACAACTTCTTCGAGTTGGGCGGCAACTCGATGATCGCCAGTCAGCTGCGCCCGCGGCTGGTCTCCGCGCTCGGGATGGAGCTGCCCATCCGAGTGCTCTTCGAGGCGCCGACCATCGCGGAACTGGCCCGGTTGGTGGGAGACCTGCGCCGCGCGGAGACCTCCAAACCAGAGCCCTGA